In Acidobacteriota bacterium, the following are encoded in one genomic region:
- a CDS encoding ABC transporter ATP-binding protein produces MLEAIGLAKQYNGTPALHPLDLRIEPGEVFCLLGANGAGKTTTINLFLNFIQPSGGTAKIKGLDVTTHALETKKYVAYIPETVMLYRNLTGLENLEFFSALAGRPDHARRELLDFFDRVGLSHEAAERRVGTYSKGMRQKVGIAIALAKRAEALLLDEPTSGLDPKAANEFSALLEQLSEAGVAVLMATHDLFRAKESGTRVGIMKHGRLVATLDTNEIGHADLERIYLEHMHD; encoded by the coding sequence ATGCTCGAAGCCATCGGCCTCGCGAAACAGTACAACGGCACACCGGCGCTCCATCCGCTCGATTTGCGGATCGAGCCCGGCGAGGTCTTCTGCCTGCTCGGCGCCAACGGCGCCGGCAAGACGACCACCATCAACCTGTTCCTGAACTTCATCCAGCCCTCGGGCGGGACCGCGAAGATCAAGGGGCTCGACGTCACCACGCACGCCCTCGAGACCAAGAAATACGTGGCGTACATCCCCGAGACGGTGATGCTGTACCGCAACCTCACCGGGCTCGAGAACCTCGAGTTCTTCAGTGCCCTGGCCGGGCGGCCCGACCACGCGCGCCGTGAGTTGCTCGACTTCTTCGACCGCGTCGGGCTGTCTCACGAGGCCGCCGAGCGTCGCGTGGGTACGTACTCGAAGGGGATGCGCCAGAAGGTGGGCATCGCCATCGCTCTGGCGAAGCGGGCCGAAGCGCTGCTGCTCGACGAGCCGACGTCGGGCCTCGACCCGAAGGCCGCCAACGAGTTCTCGGCGCTGCTCGAGCAGCTGAGCGAGGCCGGCGTGGCGGTGCTGATGGCGACGCACGACCTGTTCCGCGCGAAGGAATCGGGTACGCGTGTCGGCATCATGAAGCACGGCCGCCTCGTCGCGACGCTCGACACCAACGAGATCGGCCACGCCGATCTCGAGCGCATCTATCTCGAACACATGCACGACTGA
- a CDS encoding ABC transporter permease: MILRLMTHEWRSLRHDATLVLVAVLFGGCLAYGMWNGIRFVASHTATLDQVVAEEVARLDELRARTAALDAGTERVSPFADPRNPDAFARRLGPRYAVLPPTPLAALSIGQSDLLPAYYKVSSEAREVMLAATEIENPHRLLAGPFDLAFVVIYLYPLMILALSYHLLSQEKEQGTLALLLSQPIRLRDVVVGKVCVRALLFVALVAGVAVLGLLVAGAGGLRGTTPARVALWVAVVAAYGGVWFALAVWVASFGRGSSTNAMVLAGLWLVLVILLPALFNLAATTLYPVPSRVEMIQAMREASDEATARGSQLLAEFYEHHPELAADSTERAANDFAVIRLAVADSVEREVRPVVEHYEAQLDRQQALVARLRPLSPAIVAQDAMNDLVGSGTARHRHFVSQVDRFHEQWRAYFAPKIVRRAQVGSLDDLPAFVYEEEAVTAVIGRVAMALGWLAVPGLALGAIGLRRLSRYPVAA, encoded by the coding sequence ATGATCCTTCGACTGATGACCCACGAGTGGCGTTCGCTGCGTCACGACGCCACGCTCGTCCTTGTCGCCGTCCTCTTCGGGGGGTGCCTCGCCTACGGCATGTGGAACGGGATTCGCTTCGTCGCGAGCCACACGGCCACGCTCGACCAGGTCGTGGCCGAAGAGGTGGCGCGGCTCGATGAGCTGCGCGCGAGGACCGCCGCTCTCGACGCCGGCACGGAGCGGGTGTCGCCTTTTGCCGACCCGCGCAACCCCGACGCCTTCGCCCGGCGGCTCGGGCCGCGCTACGCCGTGCTGCCGCCGACGCCGCTCGCCGCGTTGTCCATTGGCCAGAGCGACCTGCTGCCCGCGTACTACAAGGTCTCGAGCGAGGCGAGAGAGGTGATGTTGGCGGCGACCGAGATCGAGAACCCGCATCGCCTGCTCGCCGGCCCGTTCGACCTCGCCTTCGTGGTGATCTACCTGTACCCCCTGATGATCCTCGCCCTGAGCTACCACCTGCTGTCACAGGAGAAGGAGCAGGGCACGCTGGCGCTGCTGCTCTCGCAGCCGATCCGGTTGCGCGACGTGGTCGTCGGCAAGGTCTGCGTCCGGGCGCTGCTGTTTGTCGCACTGGTGGCCGGCGTGGCGGTGCTCGGGCTCCTGGTGGCCGGGGCGGGCGGCCTCCGGGGCACGACGCCCGCCCGGGTCGCACTGTGGGTGGCCGTCGTCGCGGCCTATGGCGGCGTGTGGTTCGCGCTCGCCGTCTGGGTGGCTTCGTTCGGCCGCGGGTCGTCGACCAACGCGATGGTGCTGGCGGGCCTGTGGCTGGTGCTGGTGATCCTGCTGCCCGCGCTCTTCAACCTCGCCGCGACGACGCTCTACCCGGTGCCGTCGCGCGTCGAGATGATCCAGGCGATGCGCGAAGCGTCCGACGAGGCGACCGCGAGGGGAAGTCAACTGCTGGCCGAGTTCTACGAGCATCACCCCGAACTCGCCGCCGACAGCACGGAGCGGGCGGCCAACGACTTCGCGGTCATTCGCCTCGCCGTGGCCGACAGCGTCGAGCGCGAGGTGCGTCCCGTCGTCGAGCACTACGAGGCCCAGCTCGATCGCCAGCAGGCGCTCGTCGCGCGGCTCCGTCCGCTGTCGCCAGCCATCGTCGCGCAGGATGCGATGAACGACCTCGTGGGATCGGGCACCGCGCGCCATCGCCACTTCGTCTCGCAGGTCGATCGCTTCCACGAGCAGTGGCGTGCGTACTTCGCGCCGAAGATCGTGCGCCGCGCGCAGGTCGGGTCGCTCGACGACCTGCCGGCCTTCGTCTACGAGGAGGAGGCCGTCACGGCGGTGATCGGACGCGTGGCGATGGCGCTCGGGTGGCTCGCCGTCCCGGGACTGGCGCTCGGCGCGATCGGCCTGCGGCGCCTCTCGCGGTATCCAGTCGCTGCCTGA
- a CDS encoding ABC transporter permease, whose translation MVRRIARKELTEMIRDGRFRAAALVVLALLVGALGAGWAQYRDVASQHAAAAEATRAQWLGQGNKNPHSASHYGIYAFKPRSELSVVDVGVDAYVGVAAWLESHKQNEFKYRPAQDRTAVQRFGELTAATVLQVLVPLLIVLVSFPAFAAEREQGTLRQVASFGVSRYVLVAGKALGLSGALALVLLPAAALGVATLALTTADHGLASSLPRALALVGVYLAYFACVLAFSLLVSARAPSSSVALLVLLAFWIVNALVAPRAGADAAGARHPTPSAVGFATALEADLRDTSEVEARLAERRAALLAAHGVDRVEDLPVNFAGLSFQEGEEYGNRVFDRHYGALYDTFARQNRTMLLAGLVAPLVPVRSLSMALAGTDFDHHRRFTQAAEDHRRLMQRVLNDDIYRNSRAGVVYLAGPELWARVPPFEYEPPGVGWVLRQQAPALALLAGWVVAGVLAMGFGATRLSVH comes from the coding sequence ATGGTGCGACGCATCGCGCGCAAGGAGCTCACCGAGATGATCCGCGACGGGCGGTTCCGGGCTGCCGCCCTGGTGGTGCTGGCCCTGCTCGTCGGCGCGCTTGGCGCAGGGTGGGCCCAGTACCGAGACGTCGCCTCTCAGCACGCTGCCGCCGCGGAGGCGACGCGGGCGCAGTGGCTCGGGCAGGGGAACAAGAACCCCCACTCCGCGTCGCACTACGGCATCTACGCGTTCAAGCCGCGCAGTGAACTCTCGGTGGTCGACGTGGGCGTCGATGCCTACGTGGGCGTCGCCGCCTGGCTCGAGTCGCACAAGCAGAACGAGTTCAAGTACCGCCCGGCGCAGGACCGCACGGCCGTTCAGCGCTTCGGCGAGCTGACCGCGGCCACCGTGCTGCAGGTACTCGTGCCGCTGCTGATCGTCCTGGTGTCCTTCCCGGCGTTCGCGGCCGAGCGAGAGCAGGGCACGCTCCGGCAGGTCGCGAGCTTCGGCGTGTCCCGGTACGTGCTCGTGGCGGGCAAGGCGCTCGGTCTCTCCGGCGCGCTGGCGCTCGTGCTCCTGCCGGCGGCGGCCCTCGGCGTCGCCACCCTTGCGTTGACCACGGCCGATCACGGCCTGGCGTCGAGCCTGCCACGGGCTCTCGCGCTCGTCGGCGTGTACCTGGCGTACTTCGCCTGCGTGCTGGCCTTCTCGCTTCTCGTCTCGGCCCGCGCCCCTTCGTCGAGCGTCGCGTTGCTCGTGCTGCTCGCCTTCTGGATCGTCAATGCCCTGGTGGCGCCACGGGCCGGGGCCGACGCGGCGGGCGCGCGTCATCCGACGCCCTCGGCCGTGGGCTTCGCCACCGCCCTCGAGGCCGACCTGCGTGACACGAGCGAGGTCGAGGCGCGGCTCGCCGAGCGGCGTGCGGCGCTGCTTGCCGCACATGGCGTCGATCGGGTCGAGGACCTGCCCGTGAACTTCGCCGGCCTCTCCTTCCAGGAGGGCGAAGAGTACGGGAACCGCGTCTTCGACCGGCACTATGGCGCACTGTACGACACGTTCGCCCGGCAGAATCGGACGATGCTGCTCGCCGGCCTCGTCGCGCCTCTCGTGCCGGTGCGCAGCCTGTCGATGGCACTCGCCGGCACGGACTTCGACCATCACCGGCGGTTCACGCAGGCCGCCGAGGATCACCGCCGCCTGATGCAGCGGGTACTCAACGACGACATCTACAGGAACTCGCGCGCCGGCGTCGTCTACCTGGCCGGGCCCGAGCTGTGGGCGCGCGTGCCGCCCTTCGAGTACGAACCGCCCGGTGTCGGCTGGGTGCTCCGTCAGCAGGCGCCGGCGTTGGCCCTGCTCGCCGGCTGGGTCGTGGCCGGCGTGCTCGCGATGGGCTTCGGCGCCACCCGGCTCAGCGTCCACTGA
- a CDS encoding response regulator: MSEINDRLRVVIADDERPARSFLAALLRGFDDVTIVGEAESGAEAVQLIEAERPDVALLDLQMPELDGLGVVRVLPRATMPLVIFVTAYDEYAVRAFELNAVDYLLKPVAVARLREALNRAHERLERADLRADAVARVSSAASEWAPDGPGGPLERIPIRRRDEIVLVPVAHIVSIVAEGELLHLTTTRNERLTITFRLKDLETRLDRSRFVRLGRGTLANVELIARINAMPGGTYVVTMCNGQQLGVSRIQSRVLREQLLRL; encoded by the coding sequence ATGAGCGAGATCAACGACCGACTGCGCGTGGTCATCGCCGACGACGAGCGCCCGGCTCGGTCGTTTCTCGCGGCGCTGCTCCGCGGGTTCGACGACGTCACGATCGTCGGCGAGGCGGAGTCGGGCGCGGAGGCCGTGCAGCTCATCGAGGCCGAACGCCCCGACGTCGCCCTGCTCGACCTGCAGATGCCCGAGCTCGACGGCCTCGGCGTCGTGCGGGTCCTGCCGCGCGCGACGATGCCCCTCGTCATCTTCGTCACCGCCTACGACGAGTACGCCGTCCGGGCGTTCGAACTGAACGCGGTCGACTACCTGCTGAAGCCGGTGGCCGTCGCCCGGTTGCGCGAGGCCCTCAACCGCGCGCACGAGCGGCTGGAGCGAGCCGACCTGCGGGCCGACGCGGTGGCGCGGGTGTCGAGCGCGGCAAGCGAGTGGGCGCCCGACGGCCCTGGCGGCCCGCTCGAGCGCATCCCCATCCGGCGGCGTGACGAGATCGTCCTCGTGCCGGTGGCGCACATCGTCTCCATCGTCGCGGAAGGCGAGCTGCTGCACCTCACGACGACCCGCAACGAGCGGCTGACGATCACCTTCAGGCTGAAGGATCTCGAGACCCGTCTCGACCGCAGCCGGTTCGTCCGGCTCGGCAGGGGCACGCTGGCGAACGTGGAGCTCATCGCGCGCATCAACGCGATGCCGGGAGGGACCTACGTCGTGACGATGTGCAACGGCCAGCAGCTCGGCGTGAGCCGGATTCAGTCGCGGGTGCTGCGCGAGCAACTGCTCCGGCTGTGA
- a CDS encoding protein kinase — translation MAGSSIGHYAVVSLIGAGGMGEVYRARDTRLDRDVALKVLSRGLQADEDALRRFEQEARAVAALSHPNILAIHDFAVHEGLPYTVTELLEGESLRERIARGPLGWREATELAIAIAEGIASAHQKGIVHRDLKPENVFLTKDGRVKILDFGLARSAHEGALPAGPHDPSAPTRATPTDHGLVLGTIGYMSPEQARGLPVGKASDIFSLGCVLYEVLTGRRAFDGPTPTDTLAAVLHDPPAPLSASGRHAPPELARIVTHCLEKNPAVRFQSSRDLAFALRAVLNDSGVQQTAASRARGARALSMAVLPFANESGDADLEYLAEGLTESLINTLAQLPRTRVVPRGVVFRHKGRVIDPRAMGVELNATRLVTGRVVARAGQISVQVELVDAETESQIWGQRYVRPLDDLFALQLQLADEISDALRGRLRPKAKTRGKAAGAPRGEARAPESEAYQEYLRGRHAWNRWSPEGFAQAIEHFERAIDRDPAFAPAWAGLADGLGAAGYFGHLPAGRAMPRAVAAAERAIAIDASLAEGHAALAMARFFWQWDFTGAREAFDRAFSLNPHYALARVYRSLFFASQGQFDESVAEARRAEQADPLSPVSVSSVGWALLFAGRIDEAHAHLHGVLDDRPESADALGMMIGVHEELGDFAGAVVYARRWARLMGVDFDGTAALQGMNAADGTQGYWRSRVALLEAGMCQGGPHLWARAECHAALGESDVALDCLEAAFEERIGALVFLAIDRRFAPLHGKPRFERLRDRIGLPKVGPAPRAR, via the coding sequence ATGGCTGGTTCGTCGATCGGACACTATGCGGTCGTGTCGCTCATCGGCGCAGGCGGGATGGGCGAGGTCTATCGCGCGCGCGACACCCGCCTCGACCGCGACGTGGCCTTGAAGGTGCTGTCTCGTGGGCTCCAGGCCGACGAGGACGCGTTGCGCCGCTTCGAGCAGGAGGCGCGCGCGGTGGCCGCGCTCTCGCACCCCAACATCCTCGCCATCCACGATTTCGCGGTGCACGAGGGGTTGCCCTACACCGTGACGGAGCTGCTCGAGGGCGAATCGCTGCGCGAGCGGATCGCGCGTGGCCCGCTCGGCTGGCGCGAGGCCACGGAGTTGGCGATTGCGATCGCCGAGGGCATAGCCTCGGCGCACCAGAAGGGGATCGTCCATCGCGACCTGAAGCCCGAGAACGTGTTCCTCACGAAGGATGGGCGCGTGAAGATCCTCGACTTCGGCCTCGCGCGCTCGGCGCACGAGGGCGCGTTGCCGGCCGGTCCGCACGACCCGTCGGCGCCGACCCGGGCGACGCCCACCGACCACGGCCTCGTGCTCGGGACGATCGGCTACATGTCGCCCGAGCAGGCCCGTGGCCTGCCGGTGGGCAAGGCGAGCGACATTTTCTCGCTCGGCTGCGTGCTCTACGAGGTACTCACCGGCCGTCGCGCGTTCGACGGCCCGACGCCGACCGACACGCTCGCCGCGGTGCTCCACGATCCGCCAGCGCCGCTTTCGGCGTCGGGTCGCCATGCGCCGCCGGAGCTCGCGCGGATCGTGACGCACTGTCTCGAGAAGAACCCGGCCGTGCGCTTCCAGTCGAGCCGAGACCTCGCCTTCGCGCTCCGCGCCGTGCTCAACGACTCGGGCGTGCAGCAGACGGCGGCCTCGCGAGCGCGTGGCGCGCGGGCGCTCTCGATGGCGGTGCTGCCGTTTGCCAACGAGTCGGGCGATGCCGACCTCGAATATCTCGCCGAGGGTCTCACCGAGAGCCTCATCAACACGCTCGCGCAGCTGCCCCGCACGCGTGTCGTGCCGCGCGGCGTGGTCTTCCGCCACAAGGGACGCGTCATCGACCCGCGCGCCATGGGCGTCGAGCTGAACGCCACGCGGCTCGTCACCGGGCGCGTCGTCGCGCGTGCCGGCCAGATCAGCGTGCAGGTCGAGCTCGTCGACGCCGAGACCGAATCGCAGATCTGGGGCCAGCGCTATGTGCGGCCGCTCGACGATCTCTTCGCGCTCCAGTTGCAGCTGGCCGACGAGATCAGCGATGCCCTTCGAGGGCGGCTGCGCCCGAAGGCGAAGACGAGAGGCAAGGCAGCAGGGGCGCCGCGCGGCGAGGCGCGCGCGCCCGAGTCCGAAGCGTACCAGGAGTACCTGCGGGGACGCCACGCGTGGAATCGTTGGAGTCCCGAGGGCTTCGCGCAGGCCATCGAACACTTCGAGCGTGCCATCGACCGCGACCCGGCGTTTGCCCCGGCCTGGGCCGGGTTGGCCGACGGCCTCGGCGCGGCTGGCTATTTCGGCCACCTGCCGGCCGGCCGCGCCATGCCGCGCGCGGTCGCGGCGGCCGAGCGCGCGATCGCGATCGACGCGTCGCTCGCCGAGGGCCACGCGGCGCTGGCGATGGCGCGGTTCTTCTGGCAGTGGGATTTCACCGGGGCGCGCGAGGCGTTCGACCGGGCCTTTTCGCTGAACCCGCACTACGCGCTCGCGCGCGTCTATCGCTCGCTGTTCTTCGCAAGCCAGGGGCAGTTCGACGAGTCGGTCGCCGAGGCGCGTCGCGCGGAGCAGGCCGACCCGCTCTCGCCCGTGTCGGTCTCGTCGGTGGGCTGGGCGCTGCTCTTCGCCGGCCGCATCGACGAGGCGCACGCGCACCTGCACGGCGTGCTCGACGACCGTCCGGAGTCGGCCGATGCGCTCGGCATGATGATCGGCGTGCACGAGGAGCTCGGCGACTTCGCAGGCGCCGTGGTCTACGCGCGCCGGTGGGCGCGCCTGATGGGTGTCGACTTCGACGGCACGGCGGCACTGCAGGGCATGAACGCCGCCGACGGGACGCAGGGCTACTGGCGGTCTCGCGTGGCCCTGCTCGAAGCCGGCATGTGCCAGGGCGGGCCGCATCTCTGGGCCCGCGCCGAGTGCCACGCGGCCCTTGGCGAATCGGACGTCGCGCTCGACTGCCTCGAGGCCGCGTTCGAGGAGCGGATCGGCGCCCTCGTGTTTCTCGCCATCGATCGCCGCTTCGCCCCGCTGCACGGCAAGCCGCGCTTCGAGCGGCTCCGCGACCGGATCGGCCTGCCGAAGGTCGGCCCGGCGCCACGCGCCAGGTGA
- a CDS encoding S9 family peptidase, translated as MTFLDVQRMRQAGPIEPSPDGRWALYTLSVPDWKEGRRQTDLYLVSTSEGVASTRQMTFTRERNETSPQWAPDGTRFAFLSNRDAPDSASSRSQLYLMRPDGGEARRITDTKEGVSDFAFSRDGRWLAYRSGKAGEQQLYRLPVEGIDAATPETLTKQDGGVGAWKWAPDSRRLYFVGPDRADVDDRARREKKFTVDIRNQDTPLASLWAVDLDPLAVVRLTDDASYSVGDFTLSDDGRVVGFRGHSPNRYDRNITQQNLYADLYLYDVAEGAVERLTENTEVAESLPSFSHDSRWVAFSASGNLERYSMANARVYLRAVGDRGTPFRRLGDDFDGDVTVDFWSPDGTTIYFNEGWRATTQLFALDVAKGTVRQVSSERAALSATRHIESGLILVSYSDAVTPPTAFVVRDLARVGDRAAWTRLTDPNPEVRGFALGEQIEVTWRSADGTEVGGVLVKPAGYEPGRRYPLIVAIHGGPAAADVLNFNGGYGSQVYAGAGYMVLRPNYRGSTNYGERHRTAIVGNYFPPGYDDIMTGVDHLIADGLVDPDRLGVLGWSAGGHWSNWILTQTDRFKAISSGAGTSNWISMYAQSDVQRNRQYYLGDRLPYDDFDAYWDQSPLKYIKRAKTPTMIHVVEGDPRVPSPQSVELHMALKQLGVPTELFMYPGQSHGIPDPRNQLVKAMSEMAWMDYYVRGRGDRFSWRDVLATLEDDRPAATTDTAAGAR; from the coding sequence ATGACGTTTCTCGACGTGCAGCGCATGCGACAGGCGGGCCCGATCGAGCCGAGCCCCGACGGCCGCTGGGCGCTCTACACGCTCTCGGTGCCCGACTGGAAGGAAGGACGCCGCCAGACAGACCTCTACCTCGTGTCGACCTCTGAGGGCGTCGCCTCGACGCGGCAGATGACGTTCACGCGCGAACGCAACGAGACCTCGCCCCAGTGGGCGCCCGACGGCACCCGCTTCGCCTTCCTCTCGAACCGCGACGCTCCCGACAGCGCCTCGTCGCGAAGCCAGCTGTACCTCATGCGGCCCGACGGCGGCGAGGCCCGCCGGATCACCGACACGAAGGAGGGTGTATCCGACTTCGCCTTCAGCCGTGACGGGCGCTGGCTGGCCTATCGCAGCGGCAAGGCCGGCGAGCAGCAGCTCTACCGACTGCCGGTCGAGGGCATCGATGCGGCGACCCCGGAGACGCTGACGAAGCAGGACGGTGGGGTCGGCGCCTGGAAGTGGGCGCCCGACAGCCGGCGCCTCTACTTCGTCGGCCCGGATCGCGCCGACGTCGACGACAGGGCCCGCCGCGAGAAGAAGTTCACCGTCGACATCCGCAACCAGGACACGCCGCTGGCCAGCCTCTGGGCCGTCGACCTCGACCCGCTCGCCGTCGTCCGGCTCACCGACGATGCCTCGTATTCGGTCGGGGACTTCACGCTCTCCGACGATGGCCGCGTCGTCGGGTTCCGCGGCCACTCGCCGAACCGCTACGATCGCAACATCACCCAGCAGAATCTCTACGCCGACCTCTACCTGTACGACGTGGCGGAGGGCGCCGTCGAGCGGCTGACCGAAAACACCGAGGTCGCCGAGAGTCTCCCGAGCTTCTCCCACGACAGCCGGTGGGTCGCCTTCTCGGCGTCGGGGAACCTCGAGCGCTACAGCATGGCGAACGCCCGCGTGTACCTTCGCGCGGTCGGCGATCGCGGCACGCCGTTCCGCAGGCTCGGCGACGATTTCGACGGCGACGTCACCGTCGATTTCTGGTCGCCGGACGGCACGACGATCTACTTCAACGAGGGGTGGCGTGCCACGACGCAGCTCTTCGCGCTCGACGTGGCGAAGGGCACCGTTCGACAGGTCAGCTCGGAGCGGGCGGCGCTCTCGGCCACGCGCCATATCGAGTCGGGTCTGATCCTCGTCAGCTACAGCGACGCCGTGACGCCTCCGACCGCGTTCGTCGTGCGCGATCTCGCGCGTGTCGGCGACCGCGCCGCATGGACGCGGCTGACCGACCCGAACCCGGAGGTGCGCGGCTTCGCGCTCGGCGAGCAGATCGAGGTGACGTGGCGATCGGCTGACGGCACCGAGGTGGGCGGCGTGCTCGTGAAGCCGGCCGGCTACGAGCCCGGACGGCGCTACCCGCTCATCGTCGCGATCCACGGCGGGCCGGCGGCAGCCGACGTGCTCAACTTCAACGGCGGCTACGGGTCGCAGGTGTACGCGGGCGCCGGGTACATGGTACTGCGGCCGAACTACCGGGGGTCGACCAACTACGGCGAGCGTCATCGCACCGCCATCGTCGGCAACTACTTCCCGCCCGGGTACGACGACATCATGACGGGCGTCGACCACCTGATTGCCGACGGCCTCGTCGACCCGGATCGCCTGGGCGTGCTCGGGTGGAGCGCCGGGGGACACTGGTCCAACTGGATTCTCACGCAGACCGACCGCTTCAAGGCGATCAGCTCGGGGGCGGGCACGTCGAACTGGATCTCGATGTACGCCCAGAGCGACGTGCAGCGCAACCGGCAGTACTATCTGGGCGATCGCCTGCCCTACGACGACTTCGACGCGTACTGGGACCAGTCGCCGCTCAAGTACATCAAGCGGGCGAAGACCCCGACGATGATCCACGTCGTCGAGGGCGACCCGCGCGTGCCGAGCCCGCAGTCGGTGGAGCTGCACATGGCGCTCAAGCAACTGGGCGTGCCCACGGAGCTCTTCATGTACCCCGGCCAGAGCCACGGCATTCCCGATCCGCGCAACCAGCTGGTGAAGGCCATGAGCGAGATGGCGTGGATGGACTACTACGTGCGCGGCAGGGGCGACAGGTTCTCGTGGCGGGACGTGCTCGCGACGCTCGAGGACGATCGGCCGGCGGCCACGACGGACACCGCCGCCGGGGCCCGCTGA
- a CDS encoding cyclic nucleotide-binding domain-containing protein, protein MESLERLLAEHPFFSDLAPEYQALLTGCARAARFEGGEFIFREGEPANAFYVVRRGRIAITTLTPHEGAVTIKTVDEGQIVGWSWLLPPYTWRFAARALEPTVVIALDAECVRRKSEEDHELGYQIMRRFAQVMASRLEATHMQLLNVYEHRR, encoded by the coding sequence GTGGAGTCACTTGAGCGACTGCTGGCCGAGCACCCTTTCTTCTCGGATCTCGCGCCCGAGTACCAGGCGCTGCTGACCGGCTGCGCCCGGGCGGCCCGGTTCGAGGGGGGGGAGTTCATCTTCCGCGAGGGCGAACCCGCCAACGCCTTCTACGTCGTCCGCCGCGGGCGCATCGCCATCACCACGCTGACGCCGCACGAAGGCGCGGTCACGATCAAGACCGTCGACGAGGGCCAGATCGTGGGGTGGTCGTGGCTGCTGCCGCCCTACACCTGGCGCTTCGCCGCCCGCGCGCTCGAACCCACCGTCGTCATCGCGCTCGACGCCGAGTGCGTGCGTCGCAAGTCGGAAGAGGACCACGAGCTCGGCTACCAGATCATGCGCCGGTTCGCGCAGGTCATGGCCTCGCGCCTCGAGGCCACGCACATGCAGCTGCTCAACGTCTACGAGCACCGCCGCTGA
- a CDS encoding enoyl-ACP reductase codes for MTDFTGKTALVVGVANKRSLAWAIASRLAEAGARLVLTYQNDRLAENVQELAATIDHSPRLVPCDVSMDSEVDALFSTLAADGGTLDVLVHGAAFAPREALSAPFVETSREAFRVALDVSAYSLVALARGAAPLMAAAGGGSILTLTYLGAERVLPNYNVMGVAKAALEASVRYLASDLGPQNVRVNAISAGPVKTLAAAGISGFSSILQVYRDRSPLRKNTEQAEVADAACFLLGLPGRGITGQVLYVDGGYSVMGM; via the coding sequence ATGACCGATTTCACGGGAAAGACCGCGCTCGTCGTGGGCGTGGCCAACAAGCGTTCGCTGGCCTGGGCCATCGCCTCACGGCTCGCCGAGGCCGGGGCGCGGCTGGTGCTCACGTACCAGAACGACCGGCTCGCCGAGAACGTGCAGGAGCTCGCGGCGACAATCGACCACTCGCCTCGCCTCGTACCGTGCGACGTCTCGATGGACTCCGAGGTCGACGCCCTCTTCTCCACGCTCGCGGCCGACGGGGGGACCCTGGACGTCCTGGTCCACGGCGCGGCGTTCGCCCCTCGCGAGGCGCTGTCGGCCCCCTTCGTCGAGACGAGCCGCGAGGCGTTCCGCGTCGCGCTCGACGTCAGCGCGTACTCGCTCGTGGCGCTCGCCCGCGGCGCGGCGCCGCTCATGGCCGCAGCGGGCGGCGGCAGCATCCTGACGCTCACGTACCTCGGTGCCGAACGCGTGCTGCCCAACTACAACGTGATGGGTGTCGCGAAGGCCGCGCTCGAGGCCTCGGTGCGCTACCTCGCGAGCGATCTCGGCCCGCAGAACGTCCGCGTCAACGCCATCTCCGCGGGTCCGGTCAAGACGCTGGCCGCCGCCGGCATCTCGGGGTTCTCGAGCATCCTGCAGGTCTACCGCGACCGGTCGCCGCTCAGGAAGAACACCGAGCAGGCCGAGGTCGCCGACGCCGCGTGTTTCCTCCTCGGCCTCCCAGGGCGGGGGATCACCGGCCAGGTCCTCTACGTCGACGGTGGCTACTCGGTCATGGGCATGTGA